A window of Pyrus communis chromosome 3, drPyrComm1.1, whole genome shotgun sequence genomic DNA:
GATTGTTCTCATCCCTAAGGTGCCGAACCTGGAGACTATGACACAATTTAGGCCTATTAGCCTGTGTAACTTCTCTTATAAGGTACTCTAAAAAATCCTTGCTAATCGTCTTAAACCTCTCTTACCAAATTTAATCTCTCCTATGCATAATGCTTTTGTAGCAGCCATGCAAATTCAAGATAATATATTGATTGCCCATGAGATCTTCCACTCCATGAAACTCaggagaacaaaaagaaaatttgagttGGGTATTAAGCTAGATATGAATAAAGCTTATAATCGGATGGAGTGGGACTTCCTGGATGTGGTTATGATTACAATGGGGTTTGGTAGGAGATGGGTAAATTTAATCATGAAGTGTGTGGTGACTATTGACTTCTCTATTTTAATTAATGGCAAATAGAAATATAAGGCTGTGGATGGATCGTTGGATTCCTTCTTTACCGAAGAGACATCCTTATCCTTCAGAGTCTTCGAATATAAACTGGAGCCAGAATTTTGCTTCCATAATTAGGCCATATTCTCATGAATGGGACCTCCAACCCATTAGCTCTTGTCTGTCTCAACGTGAGATGGAACAGATAAAAAAGGTACAAATTGGAGACCCTTCCTGTGATGATCGATTCATTTGGCCTTTAGAAAAAAGATGTAAGTATACGGTTAAGTCTGGTTATCATTGGATTCGTAGCATGGAGGCTCCTATTCGGCATAGGAGATCATCTTTACTTGTTTCGATAAACAAACAAGTTTGGAAAAGTATTTGGAAGCTGGAGGTTCATCCAAAGATCATAATTTTCATGTGGCAAATCCTTCATAGAGCTCTGGCAACCAGGTTGGATCTCTTTAAAAGACATGTTGCTGTCTCCCCTATATGTAATGAGGAAGAGGAATCGGTGGAGCATTTGTTCTCGTTGTGTCCATGGGTTCAGCATATCTGGTTTGGAGGTCAACTTAATTACAAGGTGAATCGAAATGAAATTGATACTTTTGAAAATTGGTTATGTTCTTTAATTAATGCTAATATGGGAAGTAAGCAAGATAAGAACCGAATTTTATCATAAGTGGCTTTCACATGTTGGAATATCTGGAAGGAGAGATGTAATGGTATTTTCAATCAGAAAACTGTGTTGCCTCTGTAggtaattcataaaattaattatggCCATGCTGCTTTCATGGAGGCTAACAAAATGTCGAACAGGGTTGCTGTGGGATCGAGAACTTCTCCAGGTAATCAAGCAAATTTGATTCGAGATTCTCAATCAATCTCGGTTTGGTCTCCACCAGAGATTTCATGGTACAAAGTAAATGTTGATGCAAGTTGGATGTCGATAACGAAAAAAGGATATGTGGCCACGGTGATCAACAACTCTAATGGCAAATTTATTGCTACTAAAAAGCAAAGTATTTTGGCGGAGGGAGTGCAAGAAGCTGAGGCAAAAGCTATTTTGGAAGGGTGCAAGCTTGCTAATCATTTGGAGTTAGGGAAGGTTATAATTGAATCAGATTCAAAGGAAGTTGTCTCTAGCTTATGTAATTCCATTTATCAGGGAAGGTGGGAGGCAGTTCCGGTGCTTTGGAAAGCTATGCAGCTGAAGGGGTCATTCCAACAGTGTAGATGGTCTTGGGTTCCTCGATCCGCCAATATGGTGGCTCATAGATTAGCTTCTGCGAAGTACTCGGAGATGAGCAATTATACTTGGATCGAAAGACCCCCATCTTCGATTGTACATATTTTGAACAAAGATGGTCTACCTTGCCCACATTAATCGGAGTCGGTGTTGGAGTGATTTAGGGTGACATGTAGTTGTTGACTGTGTTGGTCTTTAACCCTGTATCACTCTGTTGTATGTTGTTTCTCTGGTTTGTAGCATTGTTTATCCTCTGTGTGGGCTTTTTTGGTGTATTTTGGCTTTGCCCTAGAGTAATTCCagtttaaccaaaaaaaaaaaaatcaatcatagaTATACACGTAGGGATCAGTCTTAGTACGACAAACGTAAAGCTTATAGCGACCTTCCTTTGTTCTttcgttttcaaattttaaatttctgcGGCCCCCCTTCAAAGACAAAAAGATTCAATCAAATTGAGCTCGTATAGTCGTTTGATTAAGAGCGATAACTAAGTATTTCATGTTTTGATTGAGAGTGATGATTAAGTATTCAATCAAAACATTGATTTCTATTTCTTAAAGATGGTTTCcgattttgttaattttttgtacaTATAATTTTGTGTTATTTATATAGGCCCCTATTATTCTGGTTTCCTAAACATAAACCCAACTATCTTtaacatccaaataaaacccaaaattctaatttttttgacaTGTAGGCAAGGAAGTAACCTATTACTACAAATTATTTACAGCTTATGCCACTAGACACTAATTATGTTAATGAGTCATATTATTATCTACAATAATGGTGAGTGAATTTCGTTGAGTTTTAATAGGCATGATTTCAGGGTTTTTTAATCTTCCCGTTAAATCCTTATttcatcttcctttttttttttttaagcaatctaacattttaaatttcaaagcaAGTGGCATTTTACCACAGTTGTGGAAAAATGTTGAGCTCTTGTATGACGGCGTAGGTTCAAACCCCGTCTATGGCTAATTTAGCATAATTTATCGTTtgactaaaaaagaaaattttcaaattcaaataataggTGCACTATTTGTTGGTTGAAAACAATAGTTTTTCTTTCCAGAGTTGACTAAGACAACTATAAATTTACTTATACTTTTCCGTAAGTATAAGTAAATTAACTTTAAATCATATAACATATTGATcctatatataaatttatttatgatTAGTTAATTTTCCTAATATAAATTCATTGCCTAATTAATATACCTATAAATTTCATAACATGCTTAATGTATACATttcttttaataataaaaaaaaaaagtaaaacatgcctaatatatgtaataatacgtTTTGCTTGCGAAGTACCTCACGTGTTTAATGTGCAGCCTCCTTTTCATTGGCTCCCTCCCCCAGCGCGCTGGAACAAGATTAATGTGGTTGGCTCTTTTAGTTCATCTACAAATTCTGGGGGCGTCAGTGTGGTGTTCAGTGACGAAGCCAGTAGTTATACTGGAAGTTTTGCTTGCAAAGTAACTCACGTGACTAGACCTAACACGGTTGAGATTCTTGCTGTTCGAGGAGGG
This region includes:
- the LOC137730160 gene encoding uncharacterized protein, which encodes MEQIKKVQIGDPSCDDRFIWPLEKRCKYTVKSGYHWIRSMEAPIRHRRSSLLVSINKQVWKSIWKLEVHPKIIIFMWQILHRALATRLDLFKRHVAVSPICNEEEESVEHLFSLCPWVQHIWFGGQLNYKVIHKINYGHAAFMEANKMSNRVAVGSRTSPGNQANLIRDSQSISVWSPPEISWYKVNVDASWMSITKKGYVATVINNSNGKFIATKKQSILAEGVQEAEAKAILEGCKLANHLELGKVIIESDSKEVVSSLCNSIYQGRWEAVPVLWKAMQLKGSFQQCRWSWVPRSANMVAHRLASAKYSEMSNYTWIERPPSSIVHILNKDGLPCPH